Genomic segment of Tolypothrix sp. NIES-4075:
CGCCTTAAGCGGGTACAAGTACAATGCAGTCGCATTACTGGTGAGGCACGACTCAACAACAGCGATATTGAAGCACCAGGTCTTGCCGCTAGCGGTTGGAGTCAGGATGGAGATATCCTTACCGGAGCGCAGTGCTGTTAAGGATTCTAGTTGATGAGAGTAAATTTGGCTGATACCAATGCGCGAGAGTGCTGTTCTGAGTGCAGCAGGCAGGTCATCAGGCAGTGAATACAGTTCGCCATCATCGGGCAGAGTAGTTTCCACCGCTACCAGGTTGTCTGCAAACTCTGCCGCAACATCTTTGAAGACGGGATGAGAAATCTGATCCAGGTCAAAAACTGGACTGGTCGTTTGCACGGGTGCGTCTTCCGCTTTGACAACGCTTCCAAATTCCACTGCGTTCTGCCAGTTGGGGAAAGATATATGAGAGGCTAACTTCTCGAAATCAACGACTAACCGAGAACCCAACACCCCAATCACTTGACCAAAGCCATAAGTGGGAGAGTAAATTGGCTGTCCCACTGCAAGCCAGTCTGGAGGGGTGGGTGAGGAATGAGACACCGCTTTGACGAGGGCAGCGTAGTCGGGTTTGGAGAATTCTGATTGACTCATGACAATCTGCATAAACCTAAATTTCCTCCCCGGACTGCCGTGAGGCAGCAATATCAAAAAAACCGACAGCGTTAGGAGCGTGTATATCTGCCCAACACCGTCGATTTCATAAAACACCGCTACAGTAATTGCACGCCATCTTCATCAGACAGCATCCCACGATCTGGTTTCTTCCCACTCTTGCTGTCGGGCGGGAAGTTCATTTTCTGCTACCAAATCCTCTTCAGAGCATTCTTCGCAGTAGCCTTGCGGATAATCTAAATTGACTGTATAATTCCAGATACTTGCAGAATAATCATCGAGTCGCAGCCCGGTAATTTTGCCCGTTGCCCATTCTTTGGGTTCGCAGTTGCTGGTAATTGCAACGCGATCGCCAAAAGTGTATTTGGGTGACTTAGCTAACTGATGAGCGAATGTGATTGTGATGATGTTCATGGCAATGGACATATAAATTTCAACTCATTTCACTTTGCGCGTGAGCCGCCAGAAAGAAAGCCCTTCCAGGTGGAAAGGCAACTTTTCTGAAGCTAGATCGGGATAATTCTTTCAGCCGTCAGTTCGGCTAACTTTTCTTTGAATCCCTCCGGTCTTTCAACTGTGTTCATAGAAAGCCGTCCCTGGATTACGCATTGCTGTGAGGAGCGCAGACTACTAAGTTGCGTGGCAAGGTTTTCTCCCCATGCCACTACTTTGATAGTTGAAGGAGGAGGAGGTGCGTCCTTTTCATTGTGATGAGGACTATAAAATGCTCCTAAACATTGAGCGATATGGTCGCCGTTGCGAGTGTGTCGATATTCCGGAGCGGCGACTATGGTAATGGCTATTGTGCAATCGTTCATGGGTAGCTCCTAAAAAGTGTCAAGATTAGTGTCGTCTTCAGCTTGGGGTCTGTCTTGTTTAGACCCTAGTAGGTGTAACTGATTGGCGTTAACAATAGGTTTGGAACGCAGAGTACCTGTTGTGCTGTCATTCCATATTTCAATTTTTAGGTAGCCACTTACACCAATTTGGTCGCCTTTACGGATGTAGTTGGCGGCAATTTCTGCTGTCTTTCCCCACAATTCGATATTGAACCAATCCGGGGGCGCGTCCTTAGCCCGCCGTCGCACCGCCAGCGATAAAGTAGCTTTGACGCTCCCCGACTCAAAGAAGCGCATTTCCGGGTCTGCACCAACCCGACCAACCAAGTTGACAGTATTGAGAGTGAGGATTTGGGGTGTAAGTTCGATTTTCTCCTCAACTACTGGTGCTGCTTCTACTGCCTTTGTATCTGGCATTGGCAGCGAGTCATCGACGGGTGCAGGATGAATAATAGTGGATGTTTTTCTCATATCACTCAAATGAAATATCAATAATGCTTTGGCGTGAGCCAAAATAATTACAGCAATTTTCAGGTAATTGAACCACAGACTAAGGTAGACTGAAGAGATAGCATGGTTTGAATAGATGCCAGTATCTTACTCAAAGGATTTGCGTGAGCGTGTGATTATGGCGTATGTTGCAAAAGAAGGCTCTCAACGCCATTTGGCGCAAAGATTTAAGGTCAGCTTGTCATTTGTGCGAAACCTACTGCGTCAGTATCGGGCAAATGGCGAAGTCGAGGCGAAACAACGTGGAGGATACCAAAAGCCAACAATAACAAATGAGCATCTATCGCTTATCCAGTCTTTGGTTGAGGAAAAAAATGATTTGTTACTTAGAGAATTATGTGATCGCTATGCAGAACGCACAGGGATTAGTGTGAGTATTACAACAATGCATCGAGCGGTAGAAAAATTAGGCTTACGTCTAAAAAAAAAGTCTTTATGCTAGCGAGCAAGATACCCCAAGAGTACAAGAGTTAAGGCATGACTATCGTCGTTGGTTAGATAAAATTGATGTCAGAAATTTAGTCTTTGTCGATGAAGCGGGGTTGAATTTATCAATGTCACGCTTATTTGCCAGAGCCTTTGATGGTGAACGAGCAGTTGGTAGTATCCCAAGAAGTAAGGGTGGGAACGTTTCTTTGATTGGTGCTTTAAACCTTGATG
This window contains:
- a CDS encoding single-stranded DNA-binding protein, coding for MNDCTIAITIVAAPEYRHTRNGDHIAQCLGAFYSPHHNEKDAPPPPSTIKVVAWGENLATQLSSLRSSQQCVIQGRLSMNTVERPEGFKEKLAELTAERIIPI
- a CDS encoding single-stranded DNA-binding protein, which encodes MLTLNTVNLVGRVGADPEMRFFESGSVKATLSLAVRRRAKDAPPDWFNIELWGKTAEIAANYIRKGDQIGVSGYLKIEIWNDSTTGTLRSKPIVNANQLHLLGSKQDRPQAEDDTNLDTF
- a CDS encoding helix-turn-helix domain-containing protein; translation: MPVSYSKDLRERVIMAYVAKEGSQRHLAQRFKVSLSFVRNLLRQYRANGEVEAKQRGGYQKPTITNEHLSLIQSLVEEKNDLLLRELCDRYAERTGISVSITTMHRAVEKLGLRLKKKSLC